Proteins from a single region of Dictyostelium discoideum AX4 chromosome 5 chromosome, whole genome shotgun sequence:
- the CYP514A2 gene encoding cytochrome P450 family protein yields the protein MNLIYTIILTIIILVLIISIKDLFFEDKIKKINKSIPSPPTIPIFGNLLQINSKDVATCFNDFYKQYGKVYRLRLGSVETVVLTGGDIIDECFNKKYRDFLKARYVKFSRYLGKDTNILHSNGDYHFLLKGVLSSQVTVRKLNNGRLEFNKYILQMFNNLNNNDEGSTMFLANDVPSQIKKLILKVVLNFTLGIEENDDINLSLFQNGSNIFKAAGLFIYSDYLPFLFPLDIKSMAKSNMISSYVFVRDYLAKKLEEVKKKEYIINGDDDGGVDTSQTPLIESYYKLYLQGLIGYDSILLSIVDIIIASVDTTSNSISFIIARLTNHQEIQSKIYEEIMSNDINNNSNNISFSDHSKYPYIISIMNETYRYYASVPLPEPNMTTEDIEVDGYKIAKGTQIYKNIRGTLISKEFWGEDALEFKPERFKTQTLNQKGLLHFGAGPRGCPGARFTECFFFTLMVLLFKNYKLQNPNDNPIDDRGDVGLSMQCKPYDALFIKRN from the exons atgaatttaatttatactaTCATTttgacaataataatattggttttaataatatcaattaaa gatttattttttgaagataaaattaaaaaaattaacaaatcaATACCCAGTCCTCCAACAATTCCcatttttggaaatttactacaaataaattcaaaagatGTTGCAACttgttttaatgatttttataaGCAATATGGAAAAGTTTATAGACTTAGATTAGGTAGTGTTGAAACTGTAGTTCTAACTGGTGGAGATATTATTGATgaatgttttaataaaaaatatagagattttttaaaagcaAGATATGTTAAATTTTCAAGATATTTAGGAAAAGATACTAATATTTTACATTCAAATGGtgattatcattttcttttgaaaGGAGTTTTATCAAGTCAAGTTACTGttagaaaattaaataatggaagattggaatttaataaatatatattgcaaatgtttaataatttaaataataatgatgaggGGTCAACAATGTTTCTTGCTAATGATGTTCCAtctcaaattaaaaaacttattttaaaagttgttttaaatttcacATTAGGTATtgaagaaaatgatgatataaatttatcactttttcaaaatggttctaatatttttaaagcTGCTGGTCTTTTTATTTACTCCGACTATTTACCATTTCTATTCCCACTAGATATAAAGTCAATGGCTAAATCTAACATGATTTCAAGTTATGTGTTTGTAAGAGATTATTTAGCAAAGAAATTAGAAGAAGTtaagaaaaaagaatatataattaatggtgatgatgatggtggtgttgATACTTCCCAAACACCACTAATCGAGAGCTATTATAAACTTTATTTACAAGGTTTAATCGGATATGattctattttattatcaattgttgaTATAATTATTGCATCAGTTGATAcaacatcaaattcaatttcttttattatagCTAGATTAACTAATCATCAGGAAATTCAATCTAAAATTTATGAAGAAATTATGagtaatgatattaataataattcaaataatatttcattttctgATCATTCCAAATATCCatatataatttcaataatgaatg aaacaTATAGATACTATGCATCAGTTCCTTTACCTGAACCAAATATGACTACTGAAGATATTGAAGTGGATGGATATAAAATTGCAAAAGGTAcacaaatttacaaaaatataAGAGGTACACTTATATCAAAAGAGTTTTGGGGTGAAGATGCATTAGAATTTAAACCAGAAAGGTTTAAAACTCAaactttaaatcaaaaaggACTTCTTCATTTTGGTGCTg gacCAAGAGGTTGTCCAGGTGCCAGGTTTACtgaatgttttttttttacattaatggttttattatttaagaattataaattacaaaatcCAAATGATAATCCAATTGATGATAGAGGAGATGTTGGTTTATCAATGCAATGTAAACCATATGATgcattatttataaaacgaaattaa